The following proteins are co-located in the Legionella busanensis genome:
- the truD gene encoding tRNA pseudouridine(13) synthase TruD, translating to MYALNWSYAYSKPQSIAQFKLEPEDFQVIEYFNEAFSGEGEHTLLKIEKRGLTTEEVVKSLSRLINKPIKQISYAGLKDRQALTIQWLSVHTPGEIIPDIETLQAPGWKVIETARHIKKLKPGFLTGNHFKIRLKNLTEQAQFTHRIEQIKITGVPNYFGEQRFGRDAGNLFKAKDILVENRKVKDRFLRGMYCSAARSWLYNLILSKRVARGNWNVPIKGDVMQLSGSKSIFTLENVEETILQRIKDKDLSPASPLPGKNKNKVADEASSFINEIYQEWQPWLTGLIQQGLEEAWRANILHPQNLQYQILDNIAELSFTLPAGSYATTVLRELVQYSL from the coding sequence ATGTACGCTCTCAACTGGTCTTATGCTTATAGTAAACCTCAATCCATAGCTCAATTTAAGCTTGAGCCAGAAGATTTTCAAGTTATTGAGTATTTTAATGAAGCATTTAGTGGTGAAGGCGAGCACACCTTATTAAAAATTGAAAAACGAGGTTTAACAACAGAAGAAGTTGTCAAATCTTTAAGCCGCTTAATTAATAAACCAATAAAGCAAATTAGCTATGCAGGTTTAAAAGATCGTCAAGCATTAACTATTCAATGGCTAAGTGTACATACACCGGGCGAAATTATTCCTGATATTGAAACATTACAAGCACCTGGGTGGAAAGTCATTGAAACCGCGCGCCATATTAAAAAATTAAAACCAGGATTTCTAACTGGCAATCACTTTAAAATTAGATTAAAAAATTTAACTGAACAAGCACAATTTACGCACCGCATTGAACAAATTAAAATAACGGGTGTGCCTAATTACTTTGGCGAACAACGTTTTGGCCGTGATGCTGGAAACCTATTCAAAGCAAAAGACATCTTGGTAGAAAATCGTAAAGTTAAAGACCGATTTTTAAGAGGCATGTATTGTTCGGCAGCACGTTCATGGCTTTATAATTTAATTCTTTCTAAGCGCGTTGCTCGTGGTAATTGGAATGTGCCGATTAAAGGCGATGTCATGCAATTAAGTGGCTCTAAAAGTATTTTTACCCTTGAGAATGTAGAAGAGACGATACTACAGCGAATAAAAGACAAAGATCTCTCCCCTGCTAGCCCTTTACCTGGTAAAAATAAAAATAAAGTTGCTGATGAGGCATCATCATTTATAAATGAAATCTATCAAGAGTGGCAGCCTTGGTTGACAGGATTAATCCAACAGGGATTAGAAGAGGCCTGGCGTGCTAATATTTTACATCCCCAAAATTTGCAATATCAAATTTTAGATAATATTGCTGAATTGTCTTTTACTTTACCAGCAGGTTCTTATGCTACAACCGTTTTGCGTGAATTAGTGCAATACTCTCTTTAA
- a CDS encoding DUF4239 domain-containing protein, translating into MARELINAVPFWWLVILCISVLTIISYLAVIISTQLITVPIDKDHRSLSNALIRILSTGFSVLLAFIIINTWNYLLETQDDIATEADALAAMVRNINVFPAPEKNKLMAGIRDYTILVRTQEWTLMKEGKESPDAWNALNNLFFTLQSFDPKTNLEKIYYSQCLKNLDTILNARRDRLSRLTSIIPEKLSSSLIIGSIFLVVILGLIRGESGFLNTTPILFFSIVFGFNVAIALSFDYPYSGDISVSNRLFYEGMLSSFKDPSPNTTARK; encoded by the coding sequence ATGGCCCGTGAATTAATTAATGCAGTACCATTTTGGTGGCTGGTTATATTATGTATATCAGTGCTTACTATTATTTCTTATTTAGCTGTCATTATTTCAACTCAGTTAATTACAGTTCCTATTGATAAAGATCACCGTTCATTATCTAATGCACTGATTAGAATATTAAGCACAGGTTTTTCTGTTTTACTTGCTTTTATTATTATCAATACATGGAACTATCTATTAGAAACACAAGATGATATAGCGACAGAAGCGGATGCTTTAGCTGCAATGGTACGCAATATTAATGTGTTTCCTGCACCGGAAAAAAACAAACTTATGGCAGGAATTCGCGATTATACCATTTTAGTGAGAACCCAAGAATGGACTTTAATGAAGGAAGGCAAGGAAAGCCCTGATGCCTGGAATGCACTTAACAATTTATTTTTTACTTTACAATCTTTTGACCCTAAAACAAATCTAGAAAAGATATATTATTCTCAATGTCTAAAAAATCTTGATACAATTTTAAACGCAAGACGCGATAGGCTGTCTCGATTAACGAGTATTATACCTGAGAAACTAAGTTCATCCCTTATTATAGGCTCCATTTTTCTTGTAGTTATATTAGGTTTAATTCGCGGTGAATCGGGATTTCTAAACACGACACCAATATTATTTTTTTCTATTGTCTTTGGCTTTAATGTAGCCATAGCCTTAAGTTTTGATTACCCTTATTCAGGTGATATTTCAGTAAGTAATCGTCTATTTTATGAAGGCATGTTAAGCTCATTTAAAGACCCATCGCCTAATACAACAGCACGTAAATGA
- a CDS encoding serine hydrolase domain-containing protein has product MEKITNSLEKNLKGFCPFYFLTTGERLTRLQGLFPMIDKLYQTYTQQYHVPGYTFGLMLDGQLIHNGSGGYLDIHRKIPVTTKSLFRIASMTKSFTATAVLKLRDQGKLGLDDPVINYIPNLNYYPPLIDNSLVTIRDLLIHHAGFPKDDSWADRHLDLSKQALENLIRQGFSWAHLPGTTFEYSNLGYVLLGMIIEGVTGQRYQKFIEEMIWQPLSMQEVAWEVSSINNDNLARGYRWQVNHWQEEPLLQDGCFAAMGGMLCSLESFSRYVAFHQQTNSFTQNILKPSSLYEMQRAWCIHQLDSSYRFLDGKQTTIMRGYGYGLRYLKDSEDKVYIGHAGGLPGFGSNWFIMPDYGLGLILLTNVTYAPTTEINLQILNTLINEAHLTKRQLSISPVLDAKKKALITLLPNWQDAKASDIFADNFFLDFPIEDLKKQTQALFEEAGSILYYSDVVAESQLSGFFIAHAKRAKIKISFYLTPQNPALIQDCKFTLV; this is encoded by the coding sequence ATGGAAAAAATAACTAACTCATTAGAAAAAAATCTTAAGGGATTTTGTCCATTTTATTTTTTAACTACGGGAGAACGCCTTACTCGCCTACAAGGCTTATTTCCTATGATTGATAAGCTTTACCAGACTTATACCCAACAATATCATGTTCCTGGTTATACTTTTGGCCTTATGCTAGACGGACAACTTATACATAATGGCAGCGGTGGGTATCTAGATATTCATCGGAAAATTCCAGTAACCACAAAATCTCTTTTTCGAATTGCATCTATGACTAAAAGTTTTACAGCCACGGCTGTTCTTAAATTACGGGATCAAGGAAAATTAGGCTTAGATGATCCAGTCATTAATTACATACCTAATTTAAATTATTATCCGCCCCTTATAGATAACTCATTAGTCACTATTCGCGATCTATTGATTCATCATGCTGGGTTTCCTAAAGATGATTCTTGGGCAGACAGGCATTTAGATTTATCTAAGCAAGCCTTAGAAAACCTAATAAGACAAGGCTTTTCCTGGGCACACTTACCAGGGACTACTTTTGAATATAGTAACCTAGGTTATGTTTTGCTTGGCATGATTATAGAGGGAGTTACAGGACAACGTTATCAGAAATTTATTGAAGAAATGATATGGCAACCTTTGTCAATGCAAGAAGTAGCTTGGGAAGTGAGTAGCATAAATAACGATAATTTAGCACGAGGTTATCGTTGGCAGGTCAATCATTGGCAAGAAGAGCCTCTGCTGCAAGATGGTTGTTTTGCAGCGATGGGTGGCATGCTCTGTTCGTTAGAATCATTCAGTCGTTATGTTGCTTTTCATCAACAAACAAATAGCTTTACGCAAAATATATTAAAGCCAAGCTCTTTATATGAAATGCAAAGAGCTTGGTGTATTCACCAGCTAGATTCAAGTTATCGATTTTTAGATGGAAAACAAACAACAATAATGCGAGGTTATGGCTATGGTTTACGTTATTTAAAAGATAGCGAAGATAAAGTTTATATTGGCCATGCTGGCGGATTACCTGGCTTTGGTAGTAATTGGTTTATTATGCCGGATTATGGGCTTGGCTTAATTCTCTTAACCAATGTTACTTATGCGCCAACCACTGAAATTAATTTACAGATATTAAATACTTTAATTAATGAAGCACATTTAACAAAACGGCAGCTAAGCATCTCACCTGTATTAGACGCGAAGAAAAAAGCGTTAATTACTCTTTTACCTAATTGGCAGGATGCAAAGGCAAGTGATATTTTTGCTGATAACTTTTTCCTAGATTTTCCAATAGAAGATTTAAAAAAGCAGACTCAGGCTCTATTTGAAGAGGCAGGATCTATCCTTTATTATAGTGATGTTGTTGCCGAGAGTCAGTTAAGTGGATTTTTTATAGCACATGCTAAAAGGGCTAAGATTAAGATAAGCTTTTATTTAACACCACAAAATCCAGCTTTAATCCAAGACTGTAAGTTTACCTTAGTATAA